A stretch of the Aspergillus puulaauensis MK2 DNA, chromosome 6, nearly complete sequence genome encodes the following:
- a CDS encoding flavin reductase family protein (COG:S;~EggNog:ENOG410PSA4;~InterPro:IPR002563;~PFAM:PF01613;~SECRETED:SignalP(1-19);~go_function: GO:0010181 - FMN binding [Evidence IEA]), producing the protein MPACRIIFPLVICLRSCLSSAGMKLLHSRALLSASRSARSCRGTRYTAIRPAQSLPYSPPQQWHLHRTLTTSATPSPSTDTHQDEKPLSLSTQVRLLMRRVPYPVAIITSTDPAPSRTHHTKPESDPTSQFRGMTVSSFNTVTLTPQPVISFNVRRPSETLHALLSSGRFLVHLLATNPHTAALARDFARGNQNLALGEGEFEFVGVKPSTTFPANAKDNSGNGGESHSVPPSPLPLLQRRQKMQNINPTAESAPTPSCFPFIFECQLLPQSVVNVYDHTIVVGTVVRAITSEGANELETSSQDLCLAYANTKFWEVGDEVV; encoded by the exons ATGCCGGCGTGCCGGATTATCTTTCCTCTAGTAATTTGTTTGCGCTCGTGCCTATCCTCCGCCGGGATGAAGCTCCTTCACTCCCGAGCTCTTCTATCCGCCTCTCGGAGCGCAAGATCCTGTAGAG GAACCCGATATACCGCTATACGGCCGGCCCAATCATTACCATATAGTCCGCCGCAGCAATGGCACCTGCACCGAACCCTCACCACCAGTGCAACCCCATCACCAAGCACGGACACCCACCAAGATGAGAAACCCCTCTCGCTATCAACCCAGGTCCGCCTTCTCATGCGCCGGGTCCCTTATCCCGTCGCAATCATCACATCAACCGACCCCGCCCCGTCCAGAACACATCATACCAAGCCAGAATCAGACCCAACGTCCCAATTCCGCGGCATGACTgtttcctccttcaacaccGTAACTCTCACCCCACAACCCGTCATCTCATTCAATGTGCGGCGGCCCTCCGAAACGCTACATGCACTCCTCTCCTCGGGAAGGTTCCTCGTGCACCTCCTAGCAACAAACCCACACACTGCAGCATTAGCACGGGATTTTGCGCGCGGAAACCAGAACCTCGCCCTAGGGGAGGGCGAGTTCGAGTTTGTGGGCGTTAAGCCCTCCACTACCTTTCCCGCTAATGCGAAAGATAATAGCGGAAATGGGGGAGAAAGTCACTCAGTACCACCCTCTCCCCTACCTCTGCTTCAAAGAAGACAGAAGATGCAAAATATAAACCCCACGGCCGAATCCGCACCCACGCCTAGCTGCTTCCCGTTTATATTTGAGTGCCAGCTTCTCCCACAGAGCGTTGTCAATGTGTATGACCATACGATTGTTGTTGGGACGGTCGTGCGGGCGATCACGAGCGAGGGCGCGAATGAGCTCGAGACCTCGTCTCAAGATTTGTGCTTAGCCTATGCGAACACCAAGTTTTGggaggttggagatgagGTTGTTTAA
- a CDS encoding mitochondrial 54S ribosomal protein bL31m (COG:J;~EggNog:ENOG410PQSV;~InterPro:IPR034600;~go_component: GO:0005762 - mitochondrial large ribosomal subunit [Evidence IEA];~go_function: GO:0003735 - structural constituent of ribosome [Evidence IEA];~go_process: GO:0032543 - mitochondrial translation [Evidence IEA]), whose product MSLHTTLRRTAASPTIKQSTTFICSQCRHASLLRRPKRPYTFTQLITLSDGSTFLHRTTSPLPVYRSTRDTRNSIMWNPSSSKLRSVEDDEAGRLAAFRAKFGRSWDANTPTEEAGADADKGGEDAKAAAAEAQEEEDNLLDLISSFGQEEAEGTKKK is encoded by the coding sequence ATGTCCCTCCACACTACGCTCCGCCGCACCGCGGCCTCACCAACCATAAAACAATCTACCACTTTCATCTGCTCACAATGTCGGCATGCGTCGCTGCTCCGTCGGCCCAAGCGTCCCTACACATTTACGCAACTCATCACCCTCTCGGATGGAAGTACATTCTTGCACCGCACGACCTCCCCGCTGCCCGTTTACCGATCAACAAGGGACACGCGCAACTCGATCATGTGGAacccaagcagcagcaagctgaggagtGTAGAAGACGATGAGGCTGGGCGATTGGCTGCTTTCCGAGCGAAGTTTGGAAGGAGTTGGGATGCGAACACTCCTACTGAGGAGGCCGGTGCGGATGCCGATAAGGGGGGAGAGGATGCGAaggctgccgccgccgaggcgcaggaggaggaggataatCTGCTGGATTTGATTAGCTCGTTTgggcaggaggaggctgaggggacgaagaagaaataa
- the VPS5 gene encoding sorting nexin 1 (COG:U;~EggNog:ENOG410PI2Z;~InterPro:IPR027267,IPR035803,IPR001683,IPR036871, IPR015404;~PFAM:PF09325,PF00787;~go_function: GO:0035091 - phosphatidylinositol binding [Evidence IEA]) produces MDLEGGDSPWGDVPSQSTGNLGSPRSDTEGAAPEQPTQQDTARSSVRRGPRARGKINAQATKLEAVDDTFDPLGPLGDKPVESSPTSTEQAPIPPQKEAFAGRNVRPTSSASQASSGAGMMDSVNLEEDGTGFRNPPPVQPPSDAESVKRQQQPSVSVEKAAHPTFDISVGDPHKVGDLTSSHIVYQVRTKTTSKAYRQPEFTVSRRYRDFLWLYNSLHNNNPGVVVPPPPEKQAVGRFDTNFVESRRAALERMLNKTATHPILQHDGDLKIFLESEAFNVDVKNKENKEPDLGQSKGMFSSFGISVGGGGKFIEHDDWFHDRKIYLDALENQLKALMKAIDTVVAQRKGLSEAAGEFSVSIQSLAAVELSPLLSGPLYGLSDLQLRIKELYDRQAQQDVLTLGITIDEYLRLIGSIKTAFSQRQKAYHSWHTAESELQKRKNSQEKLLRQGKSQQDRLNQANADVADAERRVHQARLLFEDMGRLMRNELQRFEKEKVEDFKSGVETFLESAVEGQKELIELWETFLLQLDAGEDDTPFYPPGSEHNASAESAPEGPTETASSTAEEA; encoded by the exons ATGGATTTGGAAGGCGGGGATTCTCCATGGGGCG ATGTGCCCTCACAGTCGACTGGCAACCTCGGTTCGCCACGGTCGGACACAGAAGGAGCAG CTCCGGAGCAACCAACACAGCAAGACACCGCGCGCTCATCGGTACGACGAGGCCCCCGGGCCAGAGGCAAGATCAATGCACAGGCAACAAAACTAGAGGCGGTTGACGATACATTTGATCCTCTCGGTCCGCTCGGTGACAAGCCCGTCGAAAGCAGCCCAACTAGCACCGAACAAGCCCCCATACCACCCCAGAAGGAAGCTTTTGCGGGTCGCAATGTGCGTCCGACCTCGTCCGCATCCCAAGCGTCCAGTGGCGCCGGTATGATGGACTCGGTAaacctggaagaggatggcacGGGATTTAGAAACCCCCCGCCGGTTCAACCTCCAAGCGATGCGGAATCCGTAAAGAGACAACAACAGCCGAGCGTTAGCGTGGAGAAAGCTGCCCACCCGACTTTTGATATCTCCGTCGGTGATCCTCACAAAGTCGGTGATCTAACCAGTAGCCATATAGTGTACCAAGTCAGGACCAAG ACGACCTCGAAAGCGTATCGTCAGCCCGAATTTACTGTCAGCCGGCGCTATCGAGATTTCCTATGGCTCTACAACTCCTTGCACAATAACAACCCCGGCGTAGTCGTGCCTCCCCCGCCCGAGAAGCAGGCGGTGGGCCGCTTTGATACCAACTTTGTGGAGTCAAGAAGAGCTGCGCTGGAACGTATGCTTAACAAGACGGCTACGCATCCTATCCTCCAACATGATGGGGATCTGAAGATCTTCCTCGAGAGCGAAGCGTTCAATGTGGATGTTAAGAAcaaagagaacaaggagcCTGACTTGGGTCAGAGCAAGGGCATGTTTAGTTCATTTGGTATCAGtgttggtggaggtggaaagTTTATCGAGCATGACGAC TGGTTCCACGACCGAAAGATCTATTTGGACGCACTTGAGAACCAGCTTAAGGCATTGATGAAAGCCATCGACACAGTTGTGGCCCAGCGAAAGGGCTTGTCAGAGGCTGCTGGTGAATTCTCTGTCTCAATACAGTCATTAGCCGCCGTTGAGCTGTCCCCGCTTCTCTCTGGCCCTCTTTATGGGCTATCGGATCTCCAGCTACGTATTAAAGAACTTTACGACCGCCAGGCGCAGCAGGATGTGTTGACGCTAGGTATTACAATTGACGAATATCTCCGCTTGATTGGTAGCATCAAAACGGCATTCTCCCAGCGTCAAAAGGCCTATCATAGCTGGCATACAGCCGAGTCGGAGTTGCAGAAACGTAAGAACAGCCAAGAGAAACTTCTTCGACAAGGAAAGTCACAACAAGACCGGCTGAACCAAGCCAACGCGGACGTGGCGGATGCAGAAAGGAGAGTTCATCAGGCAAGGCTGCTATTCGAGGACATGGGCAGGTTGATGCGAAATGAGCTGCAGAGgtttgagaaggagaaggtggaaGACTTCAAGTCTGGGGTGGAAACATTCTTGGAAAGTGCTGTGGAAGGTCAGAAGGAG CTAATCGAGCTTTGGGAAACCTTTCTCCTGCAGCTTGATGCAGGCGAGGACGACACTCCTTTCTACCCACCTGGCTCTGAACACAATGCCTCTGCAGAATCGGCTCCAGAGGGGCCTACTGAAACTGCCTCATCGACAGCTGAAGAGGCATAA
- the mde1 gene encoding methylthioribulose 1-phosphate dehydratase MDE1 (COG:G;~EggNog:ENOG410PHCC;~InterPro:IPR036409,IPR017714,IPR027514,IPR001303;~PFAM:PF00596;~go_component: GO:0005737 - cytoplasm [Evidence IEA];~go_function: GO:0046872 - metal ion binding [Evidence IEA];~go_process: GO:0019509 - L-methionine salvage from methylthioadenosine [Evidence IEA]) encodes MAQEVQHDNNDHLIKSEDPEHPANLIPELCRKFYNWGWVTGTGGGTSIRNGGHIFIAPSGVQKELMQPHNIFVLEFPTPKYPPSDRKYIRKPLALKPSACTPLFLAAFERGAGCCIHTHSQWAVLVTLLVEREKGPEGCFEISNIEQIKGIPKGPGKGMLGFFDTLKIPVIDNTAFEEDLTGSLEKAMDAYPDTYAVLVRRHGIYVWGDNVAKAKTQCESLDYLFQLAVEMHKLGIPWVK; translated from the exons ATGGCGCAAGAGGTTCAGCACGATAACAATGACCATCTGATCAAATCGGAGGACCCAGAGCACCCAGCCAATTTGATCCCCGAACTCTGCCGTAAATTTTACAATTGGGGATGGGTTACGGGCACTGGTGGCGGG ACATCCATCCGCAATGGGGGACACATCTTTATCGCTCCTTCTGGTGTGCAGAAGGAGTTGATGCAACCACACAATATCTTCGTCCTGGAGTTTCCCACCCCCAAGTACCCTCCCTCCGACCGCAAGTACATCCGCAAGCCTCTCGCTTTGAAGCCCTCCGCCTGTACCCCGCTGTTCCTGGCTGCCTTTGAACGTggtgctggctgctgcattCATACCCACTCCCAATGGGCTGTTCTGGTGACGCTCCTAGTTGAGCGGGAGAAGGGCCCCGAGGGGTGCTTTGAAATCAGCAACatcgagcagatcaaggGTATCCCCAAGGGCCCAGGCAAGGGCATGCTAGGGTTTTTTGATACTCTGAAAATTCCGGTTATCGACAACACTGCATTCGAGGAGGATCTCACCGGAAGCTtggagaaggccatggatgCCTATCCGGATACCTATGCTGTGCTTGTGAGAAGACACGGAAT CTACGTCTGGGGCGACAATGTTGCCAAGGCGAAGACCCAATGCGAGAGTCTGGACTACCTGTTCCAACTTGCTGTTGAAATGCACAAGCTCGGTATTCCATGGGTCAAATAA
- the clxA gene encoding calnexin (COG:O;~EggNog:ENOG410PFWS;~InterPro:IPR001580,IPR009033,IPR018124,IPR013320;~PFAM:PF00262;~SECRETED:SignalP(1-23);~TransMembrane:1 (n6-17c23/24o494-515i);~go_component: GO:0005783 - endoplasmic reticulum [Evidence IEA];~go_function: GO:0005509 - calcium ion binding [Evidence IEA];~go_function: GO:0005515 - protein binding [Evidence IEA];~go_function: GO:0051082 - unfolded protein binding [Evidence IEA];~go_process: GO:0006457 - protein folding [Evidence IEA]), with protein MRLNTALTSALVSSASLMGYAHAAEDEAAPDAASVVERPTFTPTDLKAPFLEQFTDDWQSRWNPSHAKKEDSKSEEDWAYVGEWAVEEPSVFKGIEGDKGLVVKNVAAHHAISAKFPKKVDNKGKTLVVQYEVKPQNSLVCGGAYMKLLQDNKKLSSDEFSNTTPYVIMFGPDKCGATNKVHFIFRHKNPKTGEYEEKHLKAPPAARTSKTTSLYTLIVRPDQSFQILIDGDAVKNGTLLEDFSPSVNPEKEIDDPKDKKPDTWVDEAKIPDPEATKPDDWDEEAPFEIVDEAAEKPDDWLEDEPNSVPDPEAEKPEDWDDEEDGDWIPPTVPNPKCSEVSGCGPWSPPLIKNPAYKGKWSAPLIDNPAYKGPWAPRKIANPAYYEDKTPSNFEPIGAIGFEIWTMQNDILFDNIYIGHSVEDAEKLRKETFDVKHAIEVAEEAASKPKQEEKEAGTSVTFKEDPVTYVREKIDHFVGLAKEDPVNAVKQVPEVAGGLGAVLVTMILIIVGAVGASSPAPAPVKKGKEAAKATTEKASEAVSSAAETAKGGATKRTTRSSAE; from the exons ATGCGTCTCAACACAGCTCTTACCTCCGCCCTGGTCTCCTCGGCCTCGCTCATGGGCTATGCCCATgccgccgaggacgaggccgcCCCCGATGCCGCTTCAGTGGTCGAGAGACCTACTTTTACG CCCACCGACCTTAAGGCTCCTTTCTTGGAACAGTTTACCGACGACTGGCAATCGCGATGGAATCCTTCGCatgcgaagaaggaagacTCCAAGTCCGAGGAGGACTGGGCCTACGTCGGCGAATGGGCTGTTGAGGAACCCTCTGTCTTTAAGGGTATTGAGGGAGACAAGGGTCTGGTCGTCAAGAATGTTGCGGCCCACCACGCCATTTCCGCAAAGTTCCCGAAGAAGGTTGATAACAAAGGCAAGACCCTTGTCGTTCAGTATGAGGTTAAGCCACAGA ACTCCCTGGTCTGCGGTGGTGCCTACATGAAGCTTCTCCAGGATAACAAGAAGCTAAGCTCCGATGAGTTCTCTAACACTACCCCCTACGTAATTATGTTTGGTCCCGACAAGTGCGGTGCCACCAACAAG GTTCACTTCATCTTCCGTCACAAGAACCCCAAGACTGGCGAGTACGAGGAGAAGCACCTGAaggctcctcctgctgccCGTACCAGCAAGACTACCTCCCTCTACACCCTTATCGTTCGCCCCGACCAATCCTTCCAGATCCTCATTGACGGCGATGCTGTCAAGAACGGTACTCTTCTCGAGGATTTCAGCCCTTCCGTCAACcccgagaaggagattgatgaccccaaagacaagaagcCCGACACCTGGGTTGATGAGGCCAAGATTCCCGATCCCGAGGCAACTAAGCCCGATGActgggacgaggaggccCCCTTCGAGATTGTTGACGAGGCTGCTGAGAAGCCGGACGACTGGCTAGAGGATGAGCCTAACAGCGTTCCCGACCCTGAGGCAGAGAAGCCCGAGGactgggatgatgaggaagacggtgACTGGATCCCTCCCACTGTTCCTAACCCCAAGTGCAGTGAAGTCTCTGGCTGTGGCCCCTGGTCTCCTCCCTTGATCAAGAACCCTGCCTACAAGGGCAAATGGTCTGCTCCTCTTATCGACAACCCCGCCTACAAGGGACCTTGGGCTCCCCGCAAAATTGCCAACCCCGCCTACTATGAGGACAAGACCCCATCCAACTTTGAGCCCATTGGCGCT ATTGGCTTCGAGATCTGGACTATGCAAAACGACATCCTGTTTGATAACATCTACATTGGACACTCCGTCGAGGATGCTGAGAAGCTCCGCAAGGAGACCTTTGATGTCAAGCACGCTATTGAGGTAGCTGAGGAGGCAGCTTCCAAGCccaagcaggaggagaaggaggccgGTACTAGCGTCACTTTCAAGGAGGACCCTGTCACCTATGTCCGCGAGAAGATTGACCACTTCGTTGGTCTCGCCAAGGAAGACCCCGTCAACGCCGTCAAGCAGGTTCCTGAGGTGGCTGGTGGCCTTGGTGCCGTTCTCGTTACCATGATCCTGATCATTGTTGGCGCTGTTGGGGCTAGCAGCCCCGCACCTGCCCCAGTtaagaagggcaaggaggCCGCCAAGGCTACAACGGAGAAGGCCAGTGAAGCTGTCAGCTCCGCCGCGGAAACTGCCAAGGGCGGTGCCACTAAGCGCACTACCCGATCCTCCGCAGAATAA
- a CDS encoding CoA-acylating methylmalonate-semialdehyde dehydrogenase (COG:C;~EggNog:ENOG410PFAG;~InterPro:IPR015590,IPR010061,IPR016160,IPR016161, IPR016162,IPR016163;~PFAM:PF00171;~go_function: GO:0004491 - methylmalonate-semialdehyde dehydrogenase (acylating) activity [Evidence IEA];~go_function: GO:0016491 - oxidoreductase activity [Evidence IEA];~go_function: GO:0016620 - oxidoreductase activity, acting on the aldehyde or oxo group of donors, NAD or NADP as acceptor [Evidence IEA];~go_process: GO:0055114 - oxidation-reduction process [Evidence IEA]): MMAAHRSLSRSIPALRAASPRTTVASISPARAAAASASRSIATSSMSSSRVLASQALSNGPVAARRRLHATAQQLTPATTSAASTATEYPTSHEAVTNPIDTTNFRDNEFLPSKASTWIDLFDPATNNLVTRVPQSTDEELRAAVDSAQKAFPAWRATSVMARQQIMFKFVNLIRANWDRLAASITLEQGKTFADAKGDVLRGLQVAETACGITTQITGEVLEVAKDMETRSYREPLGVVAAICPFNFPAMIPLWCIPIATITGNTLVMKPSERDPGAAMILAELAKEAGFPPGVINIIHGSAKTVDFILDAPEIKAISFVGGNRAGEYIYTRGSANGKRVQANLGAKNHAAVLPDANKNQTLNAIVGAAFGAAGQRCMALSTVVTVGETKEWLPEMAERAKALNVNGGFEDGADLGPVISPESKKRIEDLIASAEKEGATILLDGRNYKPEKYPNGNFIGPTIITGVTPDMTCYKQEVFGPVLVCLESETLDDAIELINKNEYGNGAAIFTCSGPTASKFQKEIEAGQIGVNVPIPVPLPMFSFTGNKKSIAGGGANTFYGKPGLQFYTQQKTVTSLWRAEDAVSTKANVVMPTHS, encoded by the exons ATGATGGCCGCCCATCGGTCTCTTAGTCGGTCCATCCCCGCGCTCCGCGCTGCCTCTCCCCGCACGACGGTGGCCAGCATTTCACCCGCCAGGGCAGCTGCGGCATCAGCGTCTCGCTCTATTGCGACTTCATCTATGTCTTCATCCCGCGTACTAGCATCACAGGCCTTATCAAATGGCCCCGTGGCCGCGCGACGCAGGCTTCACGCCACTGCTCAACAGCTCACCCCCGCAACTACATCCGCGGCTAGTACCGCCACCGAATACCCGACGAGCCACGAAGCCGTCACCAACCCAATTGATACAACCAACTTCCGCGACAATGAGTTCCTACCTTCCAAGGCGAGCACATGGATTGATCTGTTTGACCCCGCCACCAACAACCTCGTTACCCGTGTACCTCAAAGCACCGATGAGGAGCTCCGCGCCGCTGTTGACTCGGCTCAGAAGGCCTTCCCCGCTTGGAGGGCCACAAGTGTTATGGCTAGACAGCAGATTATGTTCAAATTTGTGAACCTTATCCGTGCTAACTGGGACCGTCTGGCTGCGTCCATTACTCTTGAGCAGGGTAAGACCTTCGCCGATGCCAAGGGTGACGTTCTCCGTGGTCTGCAGGTGGCGGAAACTGCCTGTGGTATCACTACCCAGATTACCGGCGAGGTTCTGGAAGTAGCCAAGGACATGGAGACTCGAAGCTACAGAGAGCCCCTAGGAGTTGTGGCCGCTATCTGTCCATTTA ACTTCCCCGCCATGATTCCCCTCTGGTGTATTCCTATTGCTACAATCACCGGTAACACTCTTGTCATGAAGCCCTCTGAGCGTGACCCTGGAGCGGCCATGATCCTGGCAGAATTGGCCAAGGAAGCAGGCTTCCCTCCTGGCGTTATCAACATTATCCACGGCTCTGCCAAGACCGTCGACTTCATCCTGGACGCCCCTGAGATCAAGGCCATCAGTTTCGTCGGTGGCAACCGTGCTGGAGAGTACATCTACACCCGTGGTTCCGCCAACGGCAAGCGCGTGCAGGCCAACCTTGGAGCAAAGAACCACGCTGCTGTGCTGCCTGATGCCAACAAGAACCAAACCCTCAATGCCATTGTTGGAGCAGCCTTCGGTGCCGCAGGCCAGCGTTGCATGGCTCTCAGCACCGTTGTCACAGTCGGCGAGACAAAGGAGTGGCTCCCGGAGATGGCAGAGCGAGCCAAGGCCCTAAACGTCAACGGAGGGTTCGAAGATGGTGCCGACCTTGGTCCCGTCATCAGCCCCGAGAGCAAGAAGCGCATCGAAGATCTGATCGCTAGCGCTGAGAAGGAGGGCGCCACCATCCTCCTTGATGGAAGAAACTACAAGCCCGAGAAGTACCCCAACGGCAATTTCATCGGCCCCACCATCATCACTGGCGTTACCCCAGACATGACGTGCTACAAGCAGGAAGTTTTCGGTCCTGTCCTTGTCTGCCTGGAATCTGAAACCCTCGACGACGCCATTGAACTCATCAACAAAAACGAATACGGTAACGGCGCAGCTATTTTCACCTGCTCTGGTCCCACTGCTTCGAAATTCCAGAAGGAGATCGAAGCCGGCCAGATCGGTGTGAACGTCCCCATCCCCGTCCCGCTCCCGATGTTCTCCTTCACCGGTAACAAGAAGAGTattgccggtggtggtgcgAACACATTCTACGGCAAGCCTGGTCTTCAATTTTACACACAACAGAAGACAGTGACGAGCTTGTGGCGCGCTGAGGATGCTGTCAGCACCAAGGCTAATGTCGTGATGCCGACACACTCATAA
- a CDS encoding uncharacterized protein (COG:S;~EggNog:ENOG410QED3) yields MATPTDINFTNYNGSWTMDRNISDQTDPVLAMQGLSWFMRTTLAWVSITLNTKQYQSPDDPDKTIQHIDVDNIVTGGVQGTSELRITDWKKREHNDTIFGRVEGQSRFLRGSKDASGKVRPNVDISTNIDDEKIGRFLRGEIKADGTEVEGFLVDPVGEGLGEGEEGLWLQSYVESLDSSWTAEQVWGFETIDGERYHTRRVVCANNGEYVLARLVYTFVPPQSEQNDDDDIAY; encoded by the exons ATGGCTACTCCTACGGATATCAATTTCACCAACTACAATGGCAGCTGGACTATG GACCGGAACATCTCCGACCAAACGGACCCCGTCCTCGCTATG CAAGGCCTCAGCTGGTTCATGCGCACAACCCTAGCCTGGGTCTCCATAACCCTAAACACAAAACAATACCAATCCCCCGACGATCCCGACAAAACAATCCAGCACATCGACGTCGACAACATCGTGACCGGTGGCGTGCAGGGAACCAGTGAGCTGCGGATCACGGACTGGAAGAAGCGCGAGCACAACGACACCATCTTTGGGCGTGTCGAGGGCCAGTCGCGGTTCCTGCGCGGCTCTAAAGATGCCAGCGGCAAGGTGAGACCTAACGTGGACATCTCCACGAATATCGACGATGAGAAGATCGGGAGGTTCCTCCGTGGCGAGATCAAGGCGGATGGCACTGAGGTTGAGGGGTTCCTTGTTGACCCTGTAGGTGAGGGACTtggggagggtgaggagggtcTTTGGTTGCAGAGTTATGTGGAGAGTTTGGATTCGAGTTGGACGGCTGAGCAG GTCTGGGGCTTTGAAACGATCGATGGCGAGCGCTACCATACCCGCCGTGTCGTCTGTGCGAATAACGGCGAGTATGTGCTCGCCAGACTTGTTTACACCTTTGTTCCTCCTCAGTCCGAGcagaacgacgacgacgacattgcTTACTAG